A region from the Gemmatimonadota bacterium genome encodes:
- a CDS encoding serine/threonine-protein kinase yields the protein MTDPDRQERVKAILDAALDLDPAARAAFVSGECADDATLLEEVRSLLEAVDRTGDPLERPLPQHSELGAPALEGTLLGSYRLLRRVGAGGMGVVYEAERADEQFDRRVAIKLLHGQGHSEDLIRRFRQERQILASLAHPNIVSMLDAGVTGDGRLFLVMEYVEGERIDVFSERRGLTTEQRIDLFRQVCAAVQFAHQNLVVHRDLKPGNILVTPDGVVKLLDFGVAKIVSPGADPDRTVTEAGARAFTPAYASPEQLRGEAVTVLSDIYALGVVLYEILAGRGPYAFRGESIFEMERIVSSSEPTLPSAALAQGGPAGVAPGVRAQELRGDLDQIILTAIRKEPERRYPSAAQLGEDLRRFLSGRPVLAQPDTLGYRARKFVRRHRSSILVATVGVVALTVGLSGAVVQRSRARLAQARAEQQAQDVRRLVGSLVFDVHDAISELPGSTEARALLLDRAYASLEGLALDVGGDPALEWEVAEALLRLGIAQGQPAGASLGDLSAAARSYEKGIELARAAVAGAPAQTRYRRTLAVLQEQMGDALAFRGEVGAGVGLAQEALSGYATIAQAAPDSARHALSVVISLVKLGDLTGNPNFPNLGLADSARAIYATAELRLATYPLADNAAWGVRRFRGLVQERIGTLARLNGDLAAARAAFEVSLSVRRQLADEAPTNVDAVRDVGVAYQNLCEVEAGLGDLALARSRCELALETYAGLHVSDTSNAQGLTDLALGHRSLAGVLDESGEVESALDHLSTARDWLLRRLELDASDVRGRLELARAEAYHSLLARSAGRPAPFATDAEARLSELQAQGLTAPDDLVLLERLGTTER from the coding sequence GTGACGGACCCCGACCGGCAGGAGCGGGTCAAGGCGATCCTCGATGCCGCGCTCGATCTGGATCCGGCCGCGCGTGCGGCGTTCGTGTCCGGCGAGTGCGCCGACGATGCGACTCTGCTCGAGGAGGTGCGAAGCCTGCTTGAGGCGGTCGACCGCACCGGCGATCCCCTGGAGCGACCCCTGCCGCAGCACAGCGAGTTGGGAGCGCCCGCCCTCGAGGGCACTCTGCTCGGCTCCTACCGACTCCTGCGCCGAGTGGGTGCGGGCGGGATGGGAGTCGTCTATGAAGCGGAGCGCGCCGACGAGCAGTTCGATCGTCGGGTGGCCATCAAGCTCTTGCACGGGCAGGGTCACTCCGAGGACCTGATCCGCCGGTTTCGTCAGGAGCGCCAGATCCTCGCCTCGCTCGCGCATCCCAACATCGTCTCGATGCTCGATGCGGGGGTCACCGGCGACGGTCGGCTCTTCCTGGTGATGGAGTACGTCGAGGGCGAACGGATCGACGTCTTCTCCGAGCGTCGGGGCCTGACCACGGAACAGCGCATCGACCTGTTTCGGCAGGTATGCGCCGCGGTGCAGTTCGCGCACCAGAATCTGGTGGTGCACCGTGATCTCAAGCCCGGCAACATCCTCGTCACTCCGGACGGCGTCGTGAAGCTGCTCGACTTCGGGGTCGCGAAGATCGTCTCGCCCGGTGCGGATCCGGACCGGACCGTCACCGAAGCCGGCGCACGCGCGTTCACTCCGGCCTACGCCAGTCCGGAGCAGCTGCGGGGCGAAGCGGTGACCGTCCTGTCGGACATCTACGCTCTGGGTGTGGTTCTCTACGAGATCCTGGCCGGACGCGGCCCGTACGCCTTTCGGGGCGAGTCGATCTTCGAGATGGAACGCATCGTCTCGTCGAGCGAGCCCACGTTGCCCAGCGCGGCTCTCGCTCAAGGCGGCCCCGCTGGAGTGGCTCCCGGGGTACGCGCGCAGGAGCTACGGGGAGACCTGGACCAGATCATCCTTACGGCGATCCGCAAGGAGCCGGAGAGGCGCTATCCCTCCGCGGCTCAACTCGGCGAGGACCTCCGCCGTTTCCTGAGTGGACGTCCGGTGTTGGCCCAGCCCGACACGCTGGGCTACCGGGCTCGGAAATTCGTGCGACGACATCGTAGCTCGATCCTGGTCGCGACGGTCGGCGTGGTGGCTCTGACCGTGGGTCTCAGCGGGGCGGTGGTTCAGCGCTCCCGGGCCCGATTGGCTCAAGCCCGAGCGGAGCAGCAAGCCCAGGACGTTCGCCGTCTGGTGGGGTCTCTGGTCTTCGACGTGCACGATGCCATTTCGGAGCTTCCCGGGTCGACGGAAGCACGTGCCCTCTTGCTGGACCGCGCCTACGCGAGCCTGGAGGGTTTGGCCCTCGACGTGGGTGGCGATCCCGCTCTGGAGTGGGAAGTCGCCGAGGCGCTGCTCCGTCTTGGCATTGCGCAAGGGCAACCGGCGGGGGCCAGCCTGGGCGACTTGAGCGCTGCGGCGCGCAGCTATGAGAAGGGGATCGAGCTTGCGCGCGCGGCCGTCGCCGGTGCTCCCGCCCAAACCCGGTACCGCCGAACGCTGGCAGTGCTGCAAGAGCAGATGGGGGATGCCCTGGCCTTCCGTGGTGAGGTTGGAGCTGGCGTCGGCCTGGCCCAGGAGGCACTGAGTGGGTATGCGACCATCGCACAGGCGGCGCCAGACAGCGCCCGCCACGCCCTTTCCGTGGTCATCAGCTTGGTCAAGCTCGGCGACCTGACGGGAAACCCCAATTTCCCCAACCTCGGGTTGGCCGACTCTGCTCGGGCGATCTATGCGACAGCCGAGCTGCGGCTCGCCACCTATCCGCTCGCAGACAACGCAGCGTGGGGGGTCCGGCGCTTTCGGGGTCTCGTGCAGGAGCGGATCGGGACCTTGGCCCGCCTGAACGGTGACCTTGCCGCAGCGCGGGCCGCGTTCGAAGTGTCCCTCTCGGTGCGGCGCCAACTCGCCGATGAGGCTCCCACCAACGTGGACGCTGTGCGAGACGTGGGGGTCGCCTATCAGAACCTGTGTGAGGTCGAGGCGGGCCTCGGGGACCTGGCCCTTGCCCGCAGCCGGTGTGAGCTGGCCCTGGAGACGTACGCGGGCCTCCATGTCTCCGACACCAGCAATGCGCAGGGACTGACCGATCTGGCCCTCGGCCATCGCTCGCTGGCGGGCGTCCTGGACGAGTCGGGCGAGGTCGAGTCGGCCCTCGACCACTTGAGCACGGCCCGGGACTGGCTGCTGCGCCGCCTGGAGCTGGATGCCTCCGATGTGCGGGGCCGACTGGAATTGGCGCGCGCTGAAGCCTACCACTCGCTGTTGGCGCGTTCGGCGGGCCGCCCGGCGCCGTTCGCCACGGACGCCGAGGCACGCCTTTCCGAGCTGCAGGCCCAGGGCCTGACCGCACCGGACGACCTCGTGCTGCTGGAGCGCCTGGGTACGACGGAGCGGTAG